The genome window GCTTAAAGAACAGGTCTGACCGTCGGGACCGGCATTTGCTACCGGTTGGGCGGTGAAGGTTATGTCCACCTGATCAAAGTTGGTGCAGTTTACACCATTGTTCTCGAACCATTGGAATGTATAAGTGCCGGATGTTGTTACGGTAACACTTGAGGTTGCTAAGCTGGAGTTTGAAAATACGCTTGTGCCTGGACCTGAAATCTGAGACCAGCTGCCAGTGCCTGAACTTGGAACTGCATTCAACTGATAAGTTAGTTGACATACACTGGCATCTGTTCCAGCATTAGTAACAGGAGCAGTACAACATAATGGATTTCCAAATGGTAATACTGTTAATGGAAGAGTTGTTATAACAGAAGTACAACCTCCATCGGTTACTGAAAGAGTAATATTATATGTACCTGCAGTTGCATAACTAACATCATATGGACCTTGTCCACTACCGGAAATAACGGTTCCTCCATCAAAGTTCCAGTTATATGTAGCTGTAGAAGGAGATGTGCCTGTATATGTGTACGTTGTTGACGTTCCCTGACAAATATTATCTACAAGCGAAAATGTTGAAGAAGGTTGAGAAAACACTTGTACATTCTGAGTTGTTGTAAAATCACAAAGGGTATCTGTTACTGTAATTGTACCATTACATTTTACTTTAAAATCATCTATATTCCAACCACTATATTCAACAGACCCATCAGAACCACCCATTCCAAACCTAACTTTAAAATTAGCGCAATTATTAGCCTGAGTTGTAACATAGCTTCTTAATGTCCATGCTGATTCGCTAAACGATGCTGAATTTGAATAAATATTTGTCCATGTTCCTCCTCCATTAGAAGATACGTCAATATACATATGGTCAAATGAAGACGATTCACATCCGCTATAGCTATAGAATTCTATAGAACATGTATTTAAATTACTACAATTTATTGTTGGAGAAGTTAACCAATATGTTTGTGTCATACTAGCTGGATAACATGCTCCAAGATAATTACCAATAATAAAATTATCAGATGTTGTAGTATGATCAGCTGACGGGTCCTGAGTACCCGAACAAGCTGCACTAGCAGTTGCAGAACCTCTTGTCCATCCTCCCGAACCATAACCTGTCCAGCCTGTATTTGTACTAAAATCATCATTGAATATTGTTTGCGGACCTGTAGAAGTATTAGTTGTTATGTAATATGAGTGATAAGTTACTGTATGACTACCTGTTCCAGCCGTGCTTGGATTAAAGGTATTTCCTGTTATTCCTGGACCAGAAAAAACGCCCGGTGTTGGAGTACCGGTTAAAGTTGCAGATGCAGCTGTAGAACAATATGTAGGATTAAGACCTGATATTGTTAAAGTTGGTGTAGGATAAACCTGTACATATACCTGATCAGTTGCCGATAGAGTCCCATCAGACACCGTTACCTGATAATTAGTACTAACAGTTGGACTTTGTGGTGGAGGATTAAATGTATTTGAAAATGGTGTGCCATTAGCTGTCCATGTAACAGTTTGTGAAGGTGGTGGACAAAAAATTTGAACATTATCTAATCCCCAATGGTCAAAATCATTACCAGAAGTTACATCCTGATACCAACGAAACCAAACCATTCCATTAACAGGAACATTTTCACAATAATTCTGCCATGAAGTCATTGTCGGATCATAACCACCTAAAGGATCCCAATAATTAATATCAAACCAAGGTCCAGTTGAACCACCTGTTGAATATTGCAAATGCACTCCTTCTGTAGGCATGTCAGGTCCTTCACAGGGGCTACTGTTTGCCTGACTAGAATAAACCATATCAAAACAGATTTGGCACGATGTTGTAACATTGTAACCAACAGTTACCAATTCACGAGGAAAGCTTGCTGCATTTCCAACCCACAAGCAGGTTGTTCCATCTCCCGCACCAGTATATGCTACACATGGATTAGTAAATGTTGGAGTTGCATTTGAAGTCCAACCTGAGCCAATTAATCCATTATTAAAATCATTATTCATCATGTAAGTTGGACAACCTCCTTCTGATGTTAATGTTACAACATCACCTTCACATATCTTTATTGTATCTGGTGTAATAAAACCTATACCATTATAATATACAGTATCTATTGAAATCGCACACTGAGCTATACCCTTAGATGAGAAAGCCAGCAGTATAATTACAAACAAATAAAAATGGTGTTTTATGTTAAATTTCATAATTTATTCAATTATTTAAATGTTACTTCTAAATTTTTAAATTCGAACTTAGATAATTTACTGCCTTTGGCAGAGTTAATAATACCAGTAAATATTTTTAATCCGGCAATAGATTTTTTATCACAATTACCTTCAATACTTTCGCCTGGTTTTACAGTAAGAATATAAGAATTTTCGCTATTTGCAGGTTTATCACAGGTAATACATTTATCATTATACCATAATTCGAATTGCCATGAAATATTCATAGTTTCAGACGAAGTATTTATAAACTGAAAACAGATAAACTGATTATGAATACCATTTTGATTATCGTTGCAAGACAAATCAGAAGAATAAATCTGCAATCCAGAAATCTCTTTATAAAGCTTCCATTCAGGTTTAACATCTACGGATTGAGAAAATGCTGCACCATATATTAACATCAAAGAAAATAAAACTGTTATAAAGATTTTTGTACTCATAAAATTTTCAGATTTTTTTACTAAAATACTACTTTTTTAATAACTGTCACTTTAATTTATATAAATAGACGATAATCATTTATAAAGGTTGCCATTTATAAGATAAAAAAAGGCTACTTTTTCAAGCAGCCTTAATTATATTCATTTAAATCAAACTATTTATTAGGTGGTGTTTGTTCAACCTTTTCTACATCACCAGATATTCTTAGGGTTATATTGCTATTATCTGGGTCATTAGTTATTACATTTATTGTTTTGTTTTGTTTTCCTGGTTTTCCTGCAGAATTAAATGTTGTTTTAATAGTAGTAGATTTCCCAGGTTTTATTACAGTTTCAGAAGGAGTAACAGCGGTACAACCGCAAGATGCTTTTACTTTTCTTATAATCAAATCAGATTTTCCGTCATTAGTTAGTTTATATTCAAAACTTGCAGATTCACCTTCTTTAATTGTATTAAAATTAAATTCTTTTGTTTCGAAGTTTGCTTTAGGTGCATTTGCTCTTTGTTCTGGTGTAAGCTTAGAAAAATCCTCATCAATAGTCGCGCTAATAGAAATTTTATTGTTAGCATCAGGCTTACCATTCAATATTAAGTCAACCCTGTCCATAATAAATCCCCAATCGGTTTGTTTTGAACCATCATAAGTTGCCACAATTACGCCCTTTGCATTTGGTTTTAAAGTTTCAGGAACTACTTTAATTTTTATATGCGCAGGAATTTTATCAAATGTCATTTTAATATCTTCAGTTGAAGTATTAATAATTTGCACGCTATCAGTTTTAACTTCAGTAGTAAAAACCTTAATAAATGCTATATGATTTGTTTTTAATCTTAACCCTCCCATT of Bacteroidia bacterium contains these proteins:
- a CDS encoding DUF1573 domain-containing protein, whose amino-acid sequence is MKKVSILLAAICFIGTTAFVNAQTKEAKITFTEESFDFGSIAEEKGPVTKEFTFTNTGAAPLIVQNVKASCGCTTPEWTKDPVLPGKKGIIKATYNPQNRPGQFNKTITVTSNAENNTVILTIKGEVKPKPVTLEDTYPMQMGGLRLKTNHIAFIKVFTTEVKTDSVQIINTSTEDIKMTFDKIPAHIKIKVVPETLKPNAKGVIVATYDGSKQTDWGFIMDRVDLILNGKPDANNKISISATIDEDFSKLTPEQRANAPKANFETKEFNFNTIKEGESASFEYKLTNDGKSDLIIRKVKASCGCTAVTPSETVIKPGKSTTIKTTFNSAGKPGKQNKTINVITNDPDNSNITLRISGDVEKVEQTPPNK